Part of the Zingiber officinale cultivar Zhangliang chromosome 6A, Zo_v1.1, whole genome shotgun sequence genome, aattattaccTCATACTTAACTCGTTCTGATAATGGTACTTCACTAACTCAAACAATATACATGCAAAGACAAGAAAagataaagaggaagagaagatagATAAAATCCTAAAAATCTCAGTTTGTAGTAAATGCATTCTATGTGTGCCCAAATACTCTTGCAACAAAAGGATCATATTACATCATTGCATTAAACTGACACAAATATTTTAGCATCTTTGTGCTAAACCATAATATTTCAAAGATACAAAATGAAAGGAAATTtagaacaaaattttaacatcaaAATTAAATCAACAAATCTATATGTCATCATCTTCTTGAATAGAGAGAAAAGATATAAATTGTGTGATAATAGAATAAAAGTGATGACAAAACTAAATGGTATCCAACCAATTCATATATATGACATGTTGTATAATAGTCAATGTTTCTCATAGAATATGTTAACTCAAAATAAAGTTATAGTCATCTGACAATATTTTCTTTTGTAAAACAACAAATGTAATTTTGCAAATGATACCACTAGAAAGTTGGTAACTTACAAGATTCTGCTTCAATGCATTTTTCCTAAATactttgaggaaattcatcaaacacattgcatgcatcaatcaattaatacttgcaatcaagagatcaagaagatgaaactctaATATTTTTTAGCTTCCACTATACTTGAGTTTCTAGGTTACACATGCAAGTTTCTAGGTTACTTGGAAGAGATGAAACCAAATCACTGCAGGTTGCTGCAAAGTATTGATGAAGAGATCACCAATCACTGCAGATGGTTTCCTGATAGATCAAATTCGTTGTGCAGTAACCCTCTGCTAAACACCTCAGTCTACCATCTAATTAGCTGTGCTTTACTCTACATTTTGTATCAGATGGTTAGACCTCTATCTAATTTGTAATTCTTGAGACTTTGCTTCTTCTCTATATGCTAGGGAAAAACTCTAAATCTCCTATTCAATCGCTGCATGAGTCAAATTCAGTAAAGAATTTACAATATATAGACTTTATCAATCAGTTGCTGTGTGAAGCATGCATGAACATGGCCTGATCTCACCTTccatttctctctttttttttaagataataatAGTAATTTAAGTAGCAGGTTTTGATCGAATTGGTTGGTTTGTTAGCTTCATACAATTTCCAATGCATGGATTGTCGTTTAATACTACTTTGCATTGCTAATGCTAAATGCTAACTTCGTTGACTCATTTTCACAAACAGGAAGGGTGCATGGATGCATCCTCCTCTCAGCGGAAGCGACGCGGCGGCGGCGACGACCGTCTCCCCTCAAAGCCTCGGCCCGCTTGTTCATCGCTGTCGCGTGGAGAAAAGGGTCCCGCGGCGTCGGAGGAGGACGTGGAGGAGTTCTTCGCCATCCTGCGCCGAATGCGTGACGTGTCGCAGTTTGTGTCCGTTGGTCGAGGCACCGCGGCGTCGGCCAGGTGGGGTCCGTCGTTCGAGTGGGAGGACTTCTTCGGGGGCGGTGCCGAGAAGGTCGCCTACGAGGGGGGCGATGGAGCTCGAGCGGTGACGCCGGCGGTAGATGAAGAGGCGAAGTGGCCACAGGGCATCGACCTCAACGTCGATCCGGGGCCCGAGGCGGAGGGTGTGGCGGTGCCGAGCCCCCTCGGTGAGTATACCGCCCTCTCAGTGCTTCCTCCGGCTGTTTCCTAAAATCAAATGTCGCTACTGCTCTCTAATTGGTGATCTCCTCCAGGTACCCGCGCATGCTGACCACGACCTTCCGCATGGGGCTGGCCAGCGGCTGGGTGTCCTTAGCGTGCACGACATCGCCGTCTGCGAGGTGGCCGACCGCGGGGTCACTGAAGGCAGCAGGGGTGATCGCATGAGCGACGGAGAGTGCAACTGAGATGGAGGAGCGGAGATCGGCGGGCGAGAGTGAGCTGCCATCACCGCTACCAATTCTGGAGGCGGCGTCGGGGGATGGAATGCAACTCTGCCACCTCGTCCTCCATGGGTTAGGCTGCCTACACTGCTACCCTCTGCGTCCTTAGTCAAACAAAAGGCAAGCTGTGTTGTgcatcgatctaggaaggggaagagggagatgaggttgagagagatggtcggacggGTAGCGGCGAGGAGGAAATTGGTGGTGGTGTTGCgagacggcgcgatataggtttaggtttagagggaagagtgaagtgttacaaatttcggctaagcattggtgggaaaattaaattattttattttatcatagacaccgggttttaaaaactgctgttaaaatcggtgtctattaacaaaaaaaaggcgcgcatagacatcagtttaaaaatcgatgtctttgagcgAAAATTTGCGcttatagacaccgatttttggaaaaaccggtgtaaaatactcaaagacatcggtttttgcttaaaactgttgttgttccaccgatgtctatgaaggtttttcttgtagtattttatcatttttcttatgagaaATTTTGTTGAGAATGTAGTTTGCTGATAAAAtggcttccccccacaagttctggggtaagcctgaatttatcaacaaagcattcatcatctcctttagtgttcgatttttacgttcggtaacaccattcgattgaggtgagtaagacaCCATTGTCTGATGGAGAATTCCAGATTCTGAATagaattcatcaaacggtgcaccatattctccacctctatcgctacgaattattttaattcgtttatcaagttgattctcaacttccgttttataagttctaaaagtttctagggcttcgtctttactttctaaaagaaagacataacagaacctcATGCAGTTATCGAAAAAAGTAATGAagtactttttacctcctctagtttgcacgaattttaagtcacatagatcactatgtactaATTCTAGAGGAGTTGTCGACCTTTCCACTGAATGAAAATGTAGTATCGTCATTTTCACTTCCACACACACTTCACATTTATGTGTTTCATCAAcatcgatgtttgataataaatTTAGTTTAACGAGATGTTTTAGAGTATTATTATTGACATGCCCAAGCCGATCATGTCATAAATTGAAACACTCAATATCATAGCTGGAAGCTTTTATTTCATTACCATGAAAATCACGGTGTACATTCATTACAACAATCTTGAACAAATTTTGTTCCaaatacccctttcctacgaatgtaccgttcttcgtaagtacaaagttgttggACTGGAACACTAGTTTGAATCCGGCTTTAACAAGTGCCGATCCAGAAACTAAGTTCTTCCtaatgtcgggaacatggagcacaTCGATGAGAGTTAGCTCCTTCCTAGATGTCATTTTTAGAACTActtttccgagtccaacaatcgGGGACGTCAtggaattgcccatatagagctttcttccacttatcgggctatacttggagaacatcaccTTGTCAGAATAGACATGGCGAGTTACtctagtatcgatccaccactgcttcgggttgtccACCATGTTGGCTACAAACacgaccgcagtgagatccatgGTGCTGAGATCTATATCAGTAGAAGTTGCGACTTGGTTCGCAACATTCTTCTGACTCTTGGTTGTCTTCTTCGGGCGTCTATAGTCCTTGGACATGTGTCCtgactttccacagttgtagcacatGCCCTTGAACTTCTTGCCTTGAGCCTTCTGTTTCAGTTGTTTCGACTTCTTGGCTTTTGGTTCCGTCAGGTTGGACATCTCGTCGATTGTCTGCTTTGTTCCTCTTGAGTCGGATAATTTttgattatcctcctctatctgCAACTACAAGATAAAGTCTTCAAGTCCCATCTCCTTTTGCTTATGCTTTaagtaatttttgaaatccttccatgatggAGGGAGTTTCTCGATTACCGCAGCAACCTTGAATGACTCGTTCATCGAcattccttcggcgtccagatcatgcatcATCAGTTGCATGTCTTGGACTTGAAATGTGACGCTTTTGGAGTCCACCATTTTGAAATCCAAAAATCGGCCAACGATGAATTTCTTTAGTCTGGCgttttcgattttgtatttcttcTCTAGCGATTCCCATAGAGATTGGGCCGTCTCTATCATGCAATATATATTATATAGCACATTGTCCAGCGTGTTAAGAACGTAATTGTGCCACAGGAAGTCGCCATGTGACCACACATCGTGAGCAGCCTTACTATCGGAATTATCTTCCATAGCGACTGGCGGGTCTTCACGCAGAAACCGTACAAGGTTCAACGTGGTTAAGCAAAACAGCATCTTCTACTACCATCTTTTGAAGTTGGCTTCATTGAATTTCTCCAGCTTCTCAGCGTGAGCGATGACAGTTGGTACGTCATTGATCCCAGCCAAATCAGTTTGCCGATATCGTTTTATCATTGTGAGGTCCTCGAACCTCTGGATTTGCTCCTCGGTATTTGACATAGTCGATTTTAGTCGACTGTCGGGACTTCCGGGAGATTTCTACGGGGAGGAAGTAAACTGAGttgtcgtcgaggctagtgttcgacactatctccataAAACGATATTGCTCAGCTACGATGCTCACAGATagcagcaattcgttcccaagatacaacgacgacgtctCGAAATAGTAGCACTTCAAATTTCAAGACcgacgaaccttctcgtaggctttttggactcttATTATTCAAGAGATGGACGAATGGTTTGAATGCAAATGCTTTTCGAATGAATGATTTACAAGAAGGAGAGGGATCTATTTATATTGGGcgaagaggtaagtaacccttGGTTTGGACTGATCTGGATCGTTCATTTTGAAAGGGTATAACCCTTTAAAGGTCCTTTTATCTCAGCCATCAGATCTGAAGAAATATAACTCTTCAGATAGATTTTAATCTCAACCATCAGATCTAAAGAGATATAACTCTTCAGATTCTGATATGATCTCGTCCCTTGATATGAAGAGTTATAACTCTCCAGATCTCATCTTGATCCCAGCTGTCAGATTACAACATTTAATCCGACGCTTTAGATCAAGCCTTCCTTTTCAAGGACATATTAGAATCCGACGCTCCAGATCGCATCTACTTGTGATCTGTCCTCATCTTTGATCTGACGGTCACCATCTGTTCGCCTAATCCAGTCATTGCTCCCTACACAATCACGTGCCACATAGGAACTGCCTCGTCACCCGACATGCCACGTCACCGCCACGTGGAGCATAAATTAAAGCTCCTCACGATAATGCGAAGTGCTCCAACAAAGCCCCCATTGTGCAAGTGGCGGGCTCGCAGATGCGAGCACCTACTCACCCAAGGGTAGAGAGCACCTTTACTTTTCTATTAACAACATTAACACAACAACACATATAAAAAACGCTGGCTCTCGCCAGTTAACGATGTGGAACTAAAACTCCATCTTTTTCCTTAATGTTAATTTGAGCACATCTTtgaacaattaatttctcattcacccgtaATCAGTTTTGAGCAAATTGATACTCTAGATTTATCTACATGAAATGTATATTTCAATTTTAAAGTAAAACTTAACTTTCAACGATCGATGGCACCAAGATTTTGGTTTGCAAAATTGTATCCAATAGAATTTTCTATGCGTTTCTCTTGCAAAACAATTTGTGCaagaaaggaataaaaggaacaaAAATTTGCCATGGTATATGTATTAATATGTGGGTGTtataactgttagagtgtatactaaaagcctagcttttgtaaacatttatttgttgaaataaaagaatcacattgatcaatatctgcatttatttgttaaatgtaattgttcaattaatttgtatagtagacaacatggagtgtggtgtcacactcagaagatcatgttgtcggttctctataaattataaatagttgctcgcgactaagatggaaaggaacaaaccatcagaatagtcatagtgtaattaagtattagtatatcttgactaataaattacactaatacactttaagtgtattgagtaggatcatttaggtaagttctttttgtactgacttagtaaaagaactaaaccttagttattatggaagtgtgtgctcttaatcctaatataataacaagcacatatatttaatatttatttctttgatttatcaaagggtgaggtttagctcgataaatcaatatgcccgataagttgggaaatgatattacttatagtgtgtgttgttgattatagaaggaatctgtgtcctagttatctaggttgagaatgtccccaaaaggagctcataaggattgccatgttaaaccctgcaggtggacctagtccgacatgacaatgaagttgagtggtactactcttggtgctagatattaattaagtgagttgtcagtaacttacttaatcagtggacattcgtaatcttaaacacagggacactaacacactcatgataagaaggagcccataatgtaatttgggattggtgcggtagtgcggtaataactctttagtggaatgagttgttatcgatgaacttgagttgtgtgttcggggcgaacacgggatactcaagctcatcggaaggtcaaaaccaatttttcctctaagtccctgtcgtagcctcattatagcctcaagtccattcaaatgtaaggctcttcttggtgtccaagaaggaggccggaccattgcttggtgaccaagcaatggccggccacatcctcttataggggtcggccctatagcttggtgaccaagcttgtaggggccgaccacaataattcaaaaagggagggttgttttgaatttttaaaatcttctctttgtagaaaactataagttttaaaagagagattttaatttttaaaactttccttatttgaattaggccacatgtttaaatagagagtttaaaagattttaaaacttttcttttttaaccattctcatggtttaagaaaaaaagggaaaagaagttttaaaatttaaattttctatcaccatgttaaaaaagaaaattttataagagaagttttaaatttttaaacatggttttaaattttagaactttccttttttaactcttactttaggaaagagagcttgtaaaattttataaaagttttcttcttgtaaaattttataaaaaattattattcctttcctaaatatggtggccggccaccttgcttggtgcccaagcaaggggctggccaagcttaatcctaaaccaaataggattggtcttaaccattgattgatgattgattcaatcaagaggaaagaaaaggaaaaataaaaagggaaaagaaaaaactcttggatgattttattttttgtaaaaggtttttccttattttccatgggcaagtaatataaaagaaggggtgagggggcttcatgatatacaactcttattcatttgcttgggtgatctcttggtggccggccctctcccttcttcctctccctttgctctcttctccttggtggtggtggtggtcagattttagaagaagaaggaggaagcttttgggtggtgttcatcttggaggatcgtcgcccacacgacgtccaaggcgaggctaggaatacggcagaagatctcgaggtcattagcttacaaagagaaggtataactagtagttttcttccgcatcatactagttatttttctttgtatgaattctaaatataagaggcaattagatctagtttatcgaatttatttttcgattttgtgttttcttctttttcgaatttgtgattcgattgttctttttggttaacctaaagttatttaaggaaataaatattagctttccttaaaaggctttgcctaggcggtggtggttgctcccatatccaagaaggccatgtgcctcgccatgtagtcctggaagtcaattttggaaattaatatttatggaattaataatttaggtagatttgaatcaatagtgttaagttccacttgcgattcaaatctaaaccattaagaacagataagttaaatttggaatcaatgatgttaagttctgtctgcgattcctgatttaacttctaaagaatacaataggttatttaaggaaaggttcgacacttatgcaaaaatttttgtacagtggaatcggtacgttttcctaggattaaccaacaattggtatcagagctagggtttacctctgtgtatttttggaattcaaataggttatgcacatgtcatacataatttaggcggaaaaatagtaggatgtgctaactctttggttgcaggctccaactattatggcttattgatattgtgtgtgattggacccttggacatgtcaagggcattatttgtgtgcatgattgtatgtataaaatacagcaggagctgtattatttttagaattttattttttgttcgatctagaatacatgtacattccctcgtggaatataggatcgatatatgtaaaattctatttttgttgcagatcggattcttgcgaggcatggtacttttgaagcaccagaggcgcagcggaataagaagcaagatggatgcaacaacttgacccgatggcggtggctaaagatggcagcagctagggttggagcataccgaagatagtgatggaaaaggccataatagttggaaaattaatttccaaatttattgcttttatttactgtgatgtgtatatgcatgtgatgtatgctagcatagtttaaaatcctctattttaaataactaagtgggagagggattttaataaatcccatggtctccattactggtttgtaagtgatgcaacaagcttgcgtgttggctctgagtgcctccctccacaacggatgggtttgttgcggatcactagatcaaacttccttttatggatggttataggaaattatttaggagcgtgtgatcttctctaactgaaggggcacaatcctatttaatggacttagtatcaagtaatggtatacacttagacgcattcaatagtatcctccccaacggagtcactgctgttgtattgtgtgaccaaagtgaaaccaactattaattttatttgtcataaagttaggatgacaagataataaaattaatgggtcacaccctcctcttacaaatattgaatttgtatacgtccacactaacgtggcatgcaatattcatggtgatttgaggtgttggttaatttaaaatattattgtttgaggaattaatattattataaatttagagttttgaccaaagtttttttgtgattcttaggatgactttcaacccactagccattatactgaaagagaacaaacttactggtcccaactatattgattggaaaagaaacctggacattgtccttactgtagaaagctataagtttgtactcacTGAGGTttgccctgatacacctgacggtgactctaccccagaggagattgagtatcacaagaaatgggtaaaagctgatgagatggcgctgtgttacattttggcatttatgtcaaatgtattgcaacatcagcatcaagatttaccaacagcttatgatataatgaacaatctcaaagaactctttgggcactagagtcggactgctaggcaagaggcaatgagaaagctaatgacagccaccatgtttgaggggacacccgtaagggaccatatcctcaaaatgatggcttatctgaatgaaatacaagtccttggaggagaaatcgatggggaaacctaggtcgatataattctccaaacgcta contains:
- the LOC121994940 gene encoding protein NEGATIVE REGULATOR OF RESISTANCE-like encodes the protein MDASSSQRKRRGGGDDRLPSKPRPACSSLSRGEKGPAASEEDVEEFFAILRRMRDVSQFVSVGRGTAASARWGPSFEWEDFFGGGAEKVAYEGGDGARAVTPAVDEEAKWPQGIDLNVDPGPEAEGVAVPSPLGEYTALSVLPPAVS